A genomic region of Tsukamurella pulmonis contains the following coding sequences:
- a CDS encoding S1C family serine protease, with protein MTSDPDARRPRLEPRPTYRPSVSEGEQVVFGRPDGVDGAFAPESVRSATARGPQPQAAAPDPVLTEAFSRPAGATEALQRDPYAAPLVPDPEPEPVDPWRDTQSVAALGEPGVTPPATPQPQPDTEQLGVRDVLFGRRVSVRALVVLGVIALVIGLLGGAIGRITGSSVQKLTDSRVSIPVDDTEVTDQGAVAGMVSKVGASVVTIEVRTKTTGETGSGSVIDAERGYIMTNNHVVETASNNKDAKIEVVFWNGRRTPAQLVGTDPYTDVAVVKVAVDGLQQISRGDSSRLIAGQPVVAIGSPLGLRRTVTSGVVSATHRPVQGPANGPNPPATFDSVQTDASINPGNSGGPLLDLKGRQIGINTLGLAPSGGSIGLNFAIAADVAFPIAESIIRGEKVVHADLGINGREVSNEAASGVRVENVKKGGAAEKAGIREGDVITKVGDTEVAEAADVIVAIRATGVGKETTVTVARDGRQVPITVTPQPLN; from the coding sequence GTGACCTCCGATCCCGACGCCCGGCGCCCGCGCCTGGAGCCGCGCCCCACGTACCGCCCCTCGGTGTCCGAGGGCGAGCAGGTCGTCTTCGGCAGGCCGGACGGGGTCGACGGTGCCTTCGCCCCCGAATCCGTCCGCAGCGCCACCGCGCGCGGGCCGCAGCCGCAGGCCGCAGCGCCCGATCCCGTTCTCACCGAGGCCTTCTCCCGCCCGGCCGGCGCCACCGAGGCGCTGCAGCGGGATCCGTACGCCGCGCCGCTGGTCCCCGATCCGGAGCCCGAGCCCGTCGACCCGTGGCGCGATACGCAGTCCGTCGCCGCGCTCGGTGAGCCCGGTGTCACGCCGCCCGCGACGCCGCAGCCTCAGCCCGACACGGAGCAGCTCGGCGTCCGCGACGTTCTCTTCGGCCGCCGCGTCTCGGTGCGCGCGCTGGTCGTGCTCGGCGTGATCGCCCTCGTGATCGGCCTGCTCGGCGGCGCAATCGGGCGCATCACCGGCAGCTCCGTCCAGAAGCTCACCGACTCCCGCGTGAGCATCCCCGTCGACGACACCGAGGTCACCGACCAGGGTGCCGTCGCCGGCATGGTCTCCAAGGTCGGCGCCAGCGTCGTCACCATCGAGGTGCGCACCAAGACGACCGGTGAGACCGGCTCCGGCTCGGTGATCGACGCCGAGCGCGGCTACATCATGACCAACAACCACGTCGTCGAGACGGCGTCCAACAACAAGGACGCCAAGATCGAGGTCGTCTTCTGGAACGGCAGGCGCACCCCGGCGCAACTCGTCGGGACGGACCCGTACACGGACGTCGCCGTGGTGAAGGTCGCGGTCGACGGGCTGCAGCAGATCAGCCGCGGCGATTCGAGCCGGCTCATCGCGGGCCAGCCGGTGGTGGCGATCGGCTCGCCGCTCGGGCTGCGGCGCACCGTCACCTCCGGCGTGGTCTCGGCCACGCATCGCCCGGTGCAGGGGCCGGCCAACGGCCCGAACCCGCCCGCCACGTTCGACTCGGTGCAGACCGACGCGTCCATCAACCCCGGCAACTCCGGGGGGCCGCTGCTCGACCTCAAGGGCCGGCAGATCGGCATCAACACGCTCGGCCTGGCGCCGTCGGGTGGCTCCATCGGCCTGAACTTCGCCATCGCGGCGGACGTCGCCTTCCCCATCGCCGAGTCGATCATCCGCGGCGAGAAGGTCGTGCACGCCGATCTCGGCATCAACGGCCGCGAGGTCAGTAACGAGGCCGCGTCCGGCGTGCGCGTGGAGAACGTGAAGAAGGGCGGCGCCGCCGAGAAGGCCGGCATCCGCGAGGGCGACGTCATCACCAAGGTCGGCGACACCGAGGTGGCCGAGGCCGCCGACGTCATCGTCGCGATCCGTGCCACGGGCGTCGGCAAGGAGACGACGGTGACCGTCGCCCGCGACGGCCGGCAGGTCCCGATCACGGTCACGCCGCAGCCGCTGAACTGA
- the tatB gene encoding Sec-independent protein translocase protein TatB has protein sequence MFSNLGMGEVLMLVVVGLVILGPERLPGAVNWFFTALRQVRDYATGATQQLKDDMGGDFDAIREPLQQIQNLRGMTPTAIVTKHLLNGDDSVIREMGDQVRSTADALNLRKAVDAAAPVAAPVASLEKAAPESPMPEQRAPTMPRMHKPLAPEERAPFDVDAT, from the coding sequence GTGTTCAGCAATCTCGGCATGGGGGAAGTCCTCATGCTGGTCGTGGTGGGTCTGGTGATCCTGGGGCCGGAGCGGCTCCCGGGAGCGGTCAACTGGTTCTTCACCGCGCTGCGGCAGGTGCGCGACTACGCCACCGGCGCCACGCAGCAGCTCAAGGACGACATGGGCGGCGATTTCGATGCCATCCGCGAACCGCTGCAGCAGATCCAGAACCTGCGCGGCATGACGCCCACCGCCATCGTCACCAAGCACCTCCTCAACGGCGACGACTCGGTGATCCGCGAGATGGGCGATCAGGTCCGCTCCACCGCCGACGCGCTGAATCTGCGCAAGGCCGTCGACGCCGCCGCGCCCGTCGCCGCGCCCGTCGCCTCGCTCGAGAAGGCCGCGCCCGAGTCCCCGATGCCGGAGCAGCGCGCCCCCACCATGCCGCGGATGCACAAGCCGCTGGCCCCGGAGGAGCGCGCCCCCTTCGACGTCGACGCCACCTGA
- the sigE gene encoding RNA polymerase sigma factor SigE → MALARKAGPRQESQPEAAYATFDDERAAEPAGTAAFDASGDRSDMPTWDELVREHADRVYRLAYRLSGNAQDAEDLTQETFIRVFRSLQSYEAGTFEGWLHRITTNLFLDMVRRRNRIRMEALPEDYERVPSSDPDPGQIYADANLGPQLQNALDALAPEFRAAVVLADIEGLSYEEVAATLGVKLGTVRSRIHRGRKSIREALANQGLTSSAALAY, encoded by the coding sequence ATGGCCCTGGCCCGCAAGGCCGGACCCCGGCAGGAGTCGCAGCCCGAGGCTGCGTACGCGACGTTCGACGACGAACGTGCTGCTGAACCCGCAGGTACCGCCGCATTCGATGCGTCCGGTGACCGTTCCGACATGCCCACCTGGGACGAGCTCGTCCGCGAGCACGCCGACCGGGTCTACCGCCTCGCCTACCGGCTCTCCGGCAACGCGCAGGACGCCGAGGACCTCACGCAGGAGACCTTCATCCGCGTCTTCCGCAGCCTGCAGAGCTACGAGGCCGGCACCTTCGAGGGCTGGCTGCACCGCATCACCACCAACCTCTTCCTCGACATGGTCCGCCGCCGCAACCGCATCCGCATGGAGGCGCTGCCCGAGGACTACGAGCGCGTCCCGTCGAGCGATCCGGACCCCGGCCAGATCTACGCCGACGCCAACCTCGGGCCGCAGCTGCAGAACGCGCTGGACGCGCTGGCGCCCGAGTTCCGTGCCGCGGTCGTCCTTGCTGACATCGAGGGGCTGAGCTACGAAGAGGTCGCGGCCACGCTGGGCGTCAAGCTCGGCACCGTGCGTTCGCGCATCCACCGCGGCCGCAAGTCCATCCGCGAGGCGCTGGCCAACCAGGGCCTGACCAGCAGCGCGGCGCTCGCCTACTGA
- a CDS encoding Mrp/NBP35 family ATP-binding protein, protein MSAVTEEQIRSALATVNDPEIGKPITDLGMVKSVAVQADSSVDVEVYLTTSACPMRTRIVDSVQAAVADVPGTGAVRVELDVMNDEQRAELRKTVRGDKAEPVIPFAQPGSLTRVYAVASGKGGVGKSSVTVNLAASLAARGLSVGVLDADIYGHSVPRMMGTDARPTQVDSMIMPPQAHGVKVISVAMFTTGNTPVVWRGPMLHRALQQFLADVFWGDLDVLLLDLPPGTGDVAISIAQLIPGAEILVVTTPQTAAAEVAERAGAIALQTRQRVAGVIENMSGLTLPDGTVLDVFGSGGGEQVASRLTRAVGADVPLLGQIPLDPQLREAGDGGVPVVLSAPDSPTGAALRAIADKLAVRKRGLAGMSLGIDTTRHL, encoded by the coding sequence ATGAGTGCGGTTACGGAAGAGCAGATCCGGTCGGCCCTGGCCACCGTGAACGACCCCGAGATCGGCAAGCCGATCACCGATCTGGGGATGGTGAAGTCGGTGGCGGTGCAGGCCGACTCGTCGGTCGACGTCGAGGTGTACCTGACCACCTCCGCCTGTCCGATGCGCACCCGGATCGTCGACAGCGTGCAGGCGGCCGTCGCCGACGTGCCCGGCACCGGCGCGGTGCGCGTCGAGCTGGACGTGATGAACGACGAGCAGCGCGCCGAGCTGCGCAAGACGGTGCGCGGCGACAAGGCCGAGCCCGTCATTCCGTTCGCCCAACCTGGCTCGCTTACCCGCGTGTACGCGGTCGCGTCGGGCAAGGGCGGCGTGGGCAAGAGCTCCGTGACGGTGAACCTCGCCGCGTCGCTCGCTGCCCGTGGGCTGTCCGTCGGCGTGCTCGACGCCGACATCTACGGCCACTCCGTACCGCGGATGATGGGCACCGACGCGCGGCCCACCCAGGTCGATTCGATGATCATGCCGCCGCAGGCGCACGGCGTGAAGGTGATCTCGGTGGCCATGTTCACCACCGGCAACACCCCCGTCGTGTGGCGCGGCCCGATGCTGCACCGCGCGCTGCAGCAGTTCCTCGCCGACGTCTTCTGGGGCGATCTCGACGTGCTGCTCCTCGACCTGCCGCCCGGCACTGGCGACGTCGCGATCTCCATCGCCCAGCTCATCCCGGGGGCCGAGATCCTGGTGGTCACGACCCCGCAGACCGCGGCCGCCGAGGTCGCCGAGCGGGCCGGCGCCATCGCGCTGCAGACCCGCCAGCGCGTGGCCGGCGTCATCGAGAACATGTCGGGGCTCACGCTGCCCGACGGGACCGTCTTGGACGTCTTCGGCTCCGGCGGCGGCGAGCAGGTCGCGTCCCGGCTCACCCGGGCCGTGGGTGCCGACGTGCCGCTGCTCGGCCAGATCCCGCTGGACCCGCAGCTGCGCGAGGCCGGCGACGGGGGCGTCCCGGTGGTGCTCTCCGCGCCGGACTCCCCCACCGGCGCCGCCCTGCGCGCCATCGCCGACAAGCTCGCCGTCCGCAAGCGCGGCCTGGCCGGCATGTCGCTCGGCATCGACACCACCCGCCACCTCTAG
- a CDS encoding type IV toxin-antitoxin system AbiEi family antitoxin domain-containing protein → MGQMWTRAQLRAMGWSDERIARAADAELTRLAHGVYGERTADAPQWVRDRERVLAAALTCDAVVSHESAAFLHGIPVLRPDRRYVHFTIDRAGGGWKRREQHVHARPLSADQITIVDGVRVTSRCRTAVDVAMSGGVERAVCAFDAVRLEPRYPRPEDPDPIPVADLQTCLGRLARCRGAAVARRALDLSVTCSESAGESLSRMQILGARLPRPRLQAPRVLDDELFYADFDWGTVVGEFDGRAKYGDDPEEVTAALAEEKRRQELFAAAGIDVVRWRWRVLNTAGGLHRLLLPALARGGLIAAGV, encoded by the coding sequence ATGGGACAGATGTGGACACGAGCGCAGCTCAGGGCGATGGGCTGGAGCGATGAGCGGATCGCCCGTGCAGCGGACGCGGAGCTGACGCGACTGGCGCACGGCGTCTACGGCGAGCGGACCGCCGACGCGCCGCAGTGGGTCCGGGACCGGGAACGCGTTCTCGCGGCGGCGCTGACCTGCGATGCGGTGGTCAGCCACGAGAGCGCCGCGTTCCTGCACGGCATTCCCGTCCTCCGCCCGGACCGGCGGTACGTGCACTTCACCATCGACCGCGCCGGCGGCGGATGGAAACGCCGCGAACAGCACGTGCACGCGCGGCCGCTGAGCGCGGATCAGATCACGATCGTCGATGGGGTGCGGGTGACGTCGCGGTGTCGCACTGCGGTGGACGTCGCCATGTCCGGCGGGGTGGAGCGGGCGGTCTGCGCGTTCGACGCCGTCCGCCTCGAGCCCCGGTATCCGCGGCCCGAGGACCCGGACCCGATTCCGGTCGCCGACCTGCAGACGTGCCTGGGCCGGCTGGCGCGATGCCGGGGCGCCGCAGTGGCGCGGAGGGCGCTCGACCTCTCCGTGACGTGCAGCGAATCCGCGGGCGAGTCCCTCTCGCGCATGCAGATCCTCGGTGCGCGCCTGCCGAGGCCGCGGTTGCAGGCCCCGCGGGTCCTCGACGACGAGCTCTTCTACGCCGACTTCGACTGGGGCACCGTGGTGGGAGAGTTCGACGGTCGCGCCAAGTACGGCGACGATCCCGAGGAGGTCACCGCCGCGCTCGCCGAGGAGAAGCGTCGACAGGAGCTGTTCGCCGCCGCTGGGATCGACGTGGTCCGCTGGCGCTGGCGGGTGCTGAACACCGCCGGCGGGCTGCATCGACTGTTGCTGCCCGCGCTGGCCCGCGGCGGACTCATCGCCGCGGGTGTGTGA
- a CDS encoding O-methyltransferase yields MSESAASALVTYAENAIVEDEAMSSARERAADLGVDAVSPSVGALLSVLAAAGGAKSVVEVGTGAGISGLWLLSGMRPDSVLTTIDSEQEFQAAARIGFQQAGVAANRTRLINGHALDVLPRLADAAYDLIFLDGEPVDHPRYVIDAVRLLRPGGVVVVNLGDAGYRIPDPEAYDDEAFAAREATRIIAADENLLPVILPLGGGLVAAAKAFVPEG; encoded by the coding sequence GTGTCTGAATCCGCCGCATCCGCCCTCGTCACGTACGCCGAGAACGCCATCGTCGAGGACGAGGCGATGTCCTCGGCCCGCGAGCGCGCCGCCGACCTGGGGGTCGACGCGGTCTCGCCGTCCGTCGGGGCGCTGCTGTCGGTGCTCGCCGCCGCGGGCGGCGCGAAATCGGTCGTCGAGGTGGGCACCGGCGCGGGCATCAGCGGCCTGTGGCTGCTCTCGGGCATGCGCCCCGATTCCGTGCTCACCACCATCGACTCGGAGCAGGAGTTCCAGGCGGCCGCGCGGATCGGCTTCCAGCAGGCCGGGGTCGCCGCGAACCGCACGCGCCTGATCAACGGCCACGCCCTCGACGTGCTCCCCCGCCTCGCGGACGCCGCCTACGACCTCATCTTCCTCGACGGCGAGCCCGTCGATCACCCGCGCTACGTCATCGACGCGGTGCGCCTGCTCCGCCCCGGCGGCGTCGTGGTGGTGAACCTGGGCGACGCGGGCTACCGCATCCCCGATCCCGAGGCCTACGACGACGAGGCCTTCGCCGCCCGCGAGGCCACGCGCATCATCGCTGCGGACGAGAACCTGCTCCCCGTCATCCTGCCGCTCGGCGGCGGCCTCGTCGCCGCGGCGAAGGCCTTCGTCCCGGAGGGCTAG